The following proteins are encoded in a genomic region of Arachis ipaensis cultivar K30076 chromosome B02, Araip1.1, whole genome shotgun sequence:
- the LOC107626154 gene encoding uncharacterized protein LOC107626154 isoform X1 yields MKISMLVGEDQHKKSTKQQRGGGAMKVLICQHERILGRVNYLMEISSELVLEIHQVANFGLTKLREVGSFLSLHTRLVGTFGYMPPVGSKCFNQLKVVMGAAPTILLAIKSEENKLQEVMVGLAANVFTFMSSQESSYVFQEAGIIEVELASILVHILKKHKYPATKVLRIRRFAIEFAIWMMKDKAENIDTFKHMGMEKVLEGVLEITSELESFNVFSGTVGLNRHNLTIHSLVETAFKLLENR; encoded by the exons ATGAAAATTTCAATGCTAGTTGGTGAAGATCAACACAAAAAGTCCACAAAACAACAAAGAGGTGGTGGAGCCATGAAGGTATTAATATGTCAGCATGAAAG GATATTAGGAAGAGTTAATTATCTTATGGAGATTTCATCTGAATTG GTTTTGGAAATTCACCAGGTTGCAAATTTTGGGCTAACTAAACTTAGGGAAGTTGGAAGCTTTTTATCACTTCATACTCGTCTTGTGGGAACATTTGGATACATGCCTCCAGT CGGATCAAAATGCTTCAACCAGCTAAAGGTTGTTATGGGCGCAGCACCAACA ATACTTCTGGCAATCAAATCAGAAGAAAACAAGCTACAAGAAGTCATGGTTGGATTAGCAGCAAATGTTTTCACATTCATGTCCTCTCAGGAATCAAGCTATGTATTTCAAGAAGCCGGAATCATTGAAGTTGAACTGGCAAGTATACTAGTACATATTCTCAAGAAGCACAAGTATCCGGCAACAAAGGTGCTGAGGATAAGGAGGTTTGCCATAGAGTTTGCGATTTGGATGATGAAAGACAAAGCAGAAAACATAGATACCTTCAAGCATATGGGAATGGAGAAGGTGCTGGAAGGTGTATTAGAAATCACATCAGAGCTTGAAAGCTTCAATGTTTTCTCTGGTACTGTTGGATTGAACAGGCACAATCTAACAATTCACTCACTGGTTGAGACAGCCTTCAAGTTGCTGGAAAATAGGTGA
- the LOC107626154 gene encoding uncharacterized protein LOC107626154 isoform X2: protein MKISMLVGEDQHKKSTKQQRGGGAMKVLICQHERILGRVNYLMEISSELVANFGLTKLREVGSFLSLHTRLVGTFGYMPPVGSKCFNQLKVVMGAAPTILLAIKSEENKLQEVMVGLAANVFTFMSSQESSYVFQEAGIIEVELASILVHILKKHKYPATKVLRIRRFAIEFAIWMMKDKAENIDTFKHMGMEKVLEGVLEITSELESFNVFSGTVGLNRHNLTIHSLVETAFKLLENR from the exons ATGAAAATTTCAATGCTAGTTGGTGAAGATCAACACAAAAAGTCCACAAAACAACAAAGAGGTGGTGGAGCCATGAAGGTATTAATATGTCAGCATGAAAG GATATTAGGAAGAGTTAATTATCTTATGGAGATTTCATCTGAATTG GTTGCAAATTTTGGGCTAACTAAACTTAGGGAAGTTGGAAGCTTTTTATCACTTCATACTCGTCTTGTGGGAACATTTGGATACATGCCTCCAGT CGGATCAAAATGCTTCAACCAGCTAAAGGTTGTTATGGGCGCAGCACCAACA ATACTTCTGGCAATCAAATCAGAAGAAAACAAGCTACAAGAAGTCATGGTTGGATTAGCAGCAAATGTTTTCACATTCATGTCCTCTCAGGAATCAAGCTATGTATTTCAAGAAGCCGGAATCATTGAAGTTGAACTGGCAAGTATACTAGTACATATTCTCAAGAAGCACAAGTATCCGGCAACAAAGGTGCTGAGGATAAGGAGGTTTGCCATAGAGTTTGCGATTTGGATGATGAAAGACAAAGCAGAAAACATAGATACCTTCAAGCATATGGGAATGGAGAAGGTGCTGGAAGGTGTATTAGAAATCACATCAGAGCTTGAAAGCTTCAATGTTTTCTCTGGTACTGTTGGATTGAACAGGCACAATCTAACAATTCACTCACTGGTTGAGACAGCCTTCAAGTTGCTGGAAAATAGGTGA
- the LOC107626154 gene encoding uncharacterized protein LOC107626154 isoform X3 — MKVLICQHERILGRVNYLMEISSELVLEIHQVANFGLTKLREVGSFLSLHTRLVGTFGYMPPVGSKCFNQLKVVMGAAPTILLAIKSEENKLQEVMVGLAANVFTFMSSQESSYVFQEAGIIEVELASILVHILKKHKYPATKVLRIRRFAIEFAIWMMKDKAENIDTFKHMGMEKVLEGVLEITSELESFNVFSGTVGLNRHNLTIHSLVETAFKLLENR, encoded by the exons ATGAAGGTATTAATATGTCAGCATGAAAG GATATTAGGAAGAGTTAATTATCTTATGGAGATTTCATCTGAATTG GTTTTGGAAATTCACCAGGTTGCAAATTTTGGGCTAACTAAACTTAGGGAAGTTGGAAGCTTTTTATCACTTCATACTCGTCTTGTGGGAACATTTGGATACATGCCTCCAGT CGGATCAAAATGCTTCAACCAGCTAAAGGTTGTTATGGGCGCAGCACCAACA ATACTTCTGGCAATCAAATCAGAAGAAAACAAGCTACAAGAAGTCATGGTTGGATTAGCAGCAAATGTTTTCACATTCATGTCCTCTCAGGAATCAAGCTATGTATTTCAAGAAGCCGGAATCATTGAAGTTGAACTGGCAAGTATACTAGTACATATTCTCAAGAAGCACAAGTATCCGGCAACAAAGGTGCTGAGGATAAGGAGGTTTGCCATAGAGTTTGCGATTTGGATGATGAAAGACAAAGCAGAAAACATAGATACCTTCAAGCATATGGGAATGGAGAAGGTGCTGGAAGGTGTATTAGAAATCACATCAGAGCTTGAAAGCTTCAATGTTTTCTCTGGTACTGTTGGATTGAACAGGCACAATCTAACAATTCACTCACTGGTTGAGACAGCCTTCAAGTTGCTGGAAAATAGGTGA